The Pithys albifrons albifrons isolate INPA30051 chromosome 13, PitAlb_v1, whole genome shotgun sequence genome has a segment encoding these proteins:
- the CORO2B gene encoding coronin-2B: MRDLHKSNVLGSKHGSLMSWRPQYRSSKFRNVYGKAASREHCFDGVPITKNVHDNHFCAVNVRFLAIVTESAGGGSFLVIPLEQTGRIEPNYPKVCGHQGNVLDIKWNPFIENIIASCSEDTSVRIWEIPEGGLKRNMTEAVLELYGHSRRVGLIEWHPTTNNILFSAGYDYKVLIWNLDIGEPVKMIDCHTDVILCMSFNTDGSLLATTCKDKKLRVLEPRSGRVLQEASCKNHRVNRVVFLGSTKRLLTTGVSRWNTRQIALWDQEDLSMPLIEEEIDGLSGLLFPFYDADTHMLYLAGKGDGNIRYYEIGSEKPYLSYLMEFRSPAPQKGLGVMPKHGLDVSACEVFRFYKLITLKGLIEPISMIVPRRSETYQEDIYPMTPGTEPALTPDEWLSGMNRDPILMSLKEGYKRTSKMVFKAPVREKKSVVVNGIDLLENVPPRTENELLRVFFRQQDEIRRLKDELSQKEIQIRQLHLELKNLRNSPKNNN; this comes from the exons ATGAGAGACCTGCACAAGTCTAACGTGCTGGGGAGCAAGCACGGCAGCCTG ATGTCATGGCGCCCGCAGTACCGCAGCTCCAAGTTCCGCAACGTGTACGGGAAGGCGGCGAGCCGGGAGCACTGCTTCGACGGGGTGCCCATCACCAAGAACGTGCACGACAACCACTTCTGTGCCGTCAACGTCCGTTTCCTCGCCATCGTCACCGAGAGCGCCGGCGGCGGCTCCTTCCTCGTCATCCCCCTCGAGCAG ACCGGCCGCATCGAGCCCAACTACCCCAAGGTGTGTGGCCACCAGGGCAACGTGCTGGACATCAAGTGGAACCCCTTCATTGAGAACATCATCGCGTCCTGCTCCGAAGACACCTCG gTGCGGATCTGGGAGATCCCTGAGGGTGGCCTGAAGAGGAACATGAcggaggcagtgctggagctctACGGGCACAGCCGGCGCGTCGGCCTCATCGAGTGGCACCCGACCACCAACAACATCCTCTTCAGCGCCGGCTACGACTACAAG GTCCTCATCTGGAACCTGGACATCGGGGAGCCGGTGAAGATGATCGACTGCCACACGGACGTCATCCTGTGCATGTCCTTCAACACCGACGGCAGCCTCCTGGCCACCACCTGCAAGGACAAGAAGCTGCGGGTGCTGGAGCCTCGCTCGGGCCGGGTCCTGCag gaggCCAGCTGCAAGAACCACCGTGTCAACCGGGTGGTGTTCCTGGGCAGCACCAAGAGGCTGCTCACCACGGGCGTGTCGCGCTGGAACACGCGGCAGATCGCGCTCTGGGaccag GAGGACCTGTCCATGCCCCTGATCGAGGAGGAGATCGATGGGCTCTCGGGGCTCCTTTTCCCGTTCTACGACGCCGACACCCACATGCTGTACCTGGCTGGGAAG ggCGACGGCAACATCCGCTATTACGAGATCGGCTCCGAGAAGCCCTACCTGAGTTACCTCATGGAGTTCCGCTCTCCGGCGCCGCAGAAGGGGCTGG GGGTGATGCCCAAGCACGGGCTGGACGTGTCGGCCTGTGAGGTCTTTCGGTTCTACAAACTCATCACCCTCAAGGGGCTCATCGAGCCCATCTCCATGATCGTGCCCAGGAGG TCCGAGACGTACCAGGAGGACATTTACCCGATGACTCCGGGCACGGAGCCCGCCCTGACCCCGGACGAGTGGCTGAGTGGGATGAACAGAG atcCCATCCTGATGTCGCTGAAGGAGGGCTACAAGAGAACATCCAAAATGGTCTTCAAGGCACCGGTGAGGGAGAAGAAGAGCGTTGTGGTCAATGGCATTGACCTGCTGGAGAACGTCCCACCCCGCACGGAGAACGAG CTCCTCCGCGTGTTCTTCCGGCAGCAGGACGAGATCCGGCGGCTGAAGGACGAGCTCTCGCAGAAGGAAATTCAGATCCGGCAGCTCCACCTGGAACTCAAGAACTTACGGAACAGCCCGAAGAACAACAACTGA